The Snodgrassella alvi wkB2 genome window below encodes:
- the glnE gene encoding bifunctional [glutamate--ammonia ligase]-adenylyl-L-tyrosine phosphorylase/[glutamate--ammonia-ligase] adenylyltransferase, translated as MTPEQILAAARPYSLFLSRLLDNQLLNTDKLYPWLERQLTIDDFRNFADWAQLQSSENEDELARQLRLLRRYVMAHIMARDLARVSDLNEVTVTITHLADFTINIAEQYAHAYYAGLYGQPVGQYSGDKQRLSIVGMGKMGGYELNVSSDIDLIFVFPEAGDTDGKRQKSNQEFFTKVGQKIIALLNDITGDGQVFRVDMRLRPDGDSGALVINETALEHYLIQQGREWERYAWTKARLVTDYPNNIAALVRPFVYRKYLDFNAYDGMRSLHRQIQREVTRKGMADNIKLGAGGIREVEFVAQIFQLIRGGQVRSLQLKGTQETLHALLQHGMLSEDSVDTLLKAYYFLRDTEHRLQYWDDQQTQMLPTGEKQQQMLAQSMGYSDYKDYLAALNQHRQAVHQIFEAIFTEPEDKAKVNDPDMLRVWQDESDNKEKIALLTAHGFDAKNVLQRLQQLHHGSQYRQLSSTAQQRFDEIIPSVLSIAAKCPQADVTLARLLDFLEAIGRRSSYLAFMHEHPEALEKLASLMSQSSWVATYLQQHPVLLDELLSNELMRIDTDWAAHSIELEHQLDECHGDVEAQMDVLRRFQHAWIFRLTVQDLAGLWTVESLSDQLSALADLIIQTALTRVWTELPRRHTDTAHFAVIGYGKLGGKELGYTSDLDLVYIFDDNHPDAVDTYTRLARRLTSWLTVPTGAGMLYDIDLRLRPNGDSGFTVTHIQAYERYERESAWTWEHQALTRARFIAGDSIVGRRFDAVRNEILCRQREAEQLRKEIIAMREKMFPTHPPVDSNVKYARGGVVDVEFIVQYLILSFAHQYPQLLQNYGNIALLSIAAELGLIDSKLAEDSRTAYRYYRQLQHNTRLRDAVTTPIDASLLEYYQIVKKLWKQVFAAEPSE; from the coding sequence ATGACTCCCGAACAAATTCTTGCAGCAGCACGTCCGTATTCATTGTTTCTAAGCCGTTTACTGGATAATCAGTTACTTAATACAGACAAACTTTATCCTTGGCTGGAGCGGCAACTGACCATTGATGATTTCCGGAATTTCGCTGACTGGGCGCAATTACAGAGTAGTGAAAATGAAGATGAACTGGCACGCCAGTTACGCCTGCTGCGCCGTTATGTAATGGCACATATTATGGCTCGTGATTTGGCGCGGGTAAGCGATTTAAATGAAGTTACTGTAACTATTACCCATCTGGCTGATTTCACTATAAATATTGCTGAGCAGTATGCACATGCCTACTATGCTGGTTTGTACGGACAGCCAGTCGGTCAGTATAGCGGGGATAAGCAACGCCTTAGTATTGTAGGTATGGGGAAAATGGGTGGCTATGAGCTGAATGTATCGTCTGATATTGATTTAATTTTTGTGTTTCCGGAAGCCGGAGATACTGATGGTAAACGACAGAAGAGCAATCAGGAATTTTTTACAAAAGTCGGACAGAAAATCATTGCTCTGTTAAATGATATTACCGGAGATGGTCAGGTCTTTCGGGTTGATATGCGTTTGCGTCCAGATGGTGATTCTGGAGCTCTGGTAATCAATGAAACCGCACTGGAGCATTATCTGATTCAGCAGGGGCGGGAGTGGGAGCGCTATGCATGGACAAAGGCGCGTCTGGTCACAGACTATCCGAATAATATTGCTGCACTGGTACGACCTTTTGTATATCGCAAATATCTGGATTTTAATGCTTATGACGGCATGCGCAGCCTGCATAGGCAGATACAGCGTGAAGTTACCCGTAAAGGTATGGCTGATAATATCAAACTTGGTGCCGGTGGTATCCGCGAGGTGGAATTTGTTGCCCAGATATTCCAGTTAATACGGGGCGGACAGGTACGCAGCCTGCAATTAAAAGGTACACAGGAAACGCTGCATGCTTTGCTTCAGCACGGTATGCTGTCGGAGGATAGTGTCGATACATTACTGAAAGCCTATTATTTTTTGCGGGATACCGAACACCGGCTGCAATACTGGGATGACCAGCAAACCCAGATGTTACCAACTGGTGAAAAGCAACAGCAAATGCTGGCACAAAGTATGGGATACAGCGACTATAAGGATTATCTGGCTGCCCTGAATCAGCACAGACAGGCTGTGCACCAGATTTTCGAAGCAATATTTACTGAACCGGAAGACAAAGCCAAAGTAAACGATCCGGATATGCTGCGTGTATGGCAGGATGAAAGTGACAACAAAGAAAAAATCGCTTTGCTGACTGCGCACGGGTTTGATGCCAAAAATGTATTGCAGCGGCTGCAACAATTGCATCATGGCAGTCAGTACCGGCAGCTATCGTCCACTGCGCAACAGCGCTTTGACGAAATCATACCGTCAGTGCTTAGTATTGCTGCGAAATGTCCGCAAGCAGATGTTACTTTAGCCCGTTTACTGGATTTTCTTGAGGCCATTGGCCGGCGCAGCTCCTATCTGGCATTTATGCATGAGCATCCTGAGGCTCTGGAAAAACTGGCTAGTTTAATGAGCCAGAGTAGCTGGGTAGCTACTTATCTGCAGCAGCATCCGGTTTTGCTGGATGAACTGCTCAGCAATGAATTAATGCGTATAGATACTGATTGGGCAGCTCACTCGATTGAACTGGAGCATCAGCTTGATGAGTGTCATGGTGATGTTGAAGCCCAGATGGATGTTTTACGCCGGTTTCAGCATGCATGGATTTTCCGTCTGACTGTGCAGGATCTGGCTGGCTTGTGGACAGTTGAGTCCTTATCCGACCAGCTTTCCGCTTTAGCAGATCTGATTATTCAAACTGCACTTACAAGAGTGTGGACTGAGTTACCACGCAGGCATACTGATACTGCGCACTTTGCTGTGATTGGTTATGGCAAATTAGGCGGCAAAGAGCTGGGCTATACTTCTGATCTGGATTTGGTTTATATATTTGATGATAATCATCCAGATGCTGTCGATACTTATACTCGTCTGGCACGCCGCTTGACCAGCTGGCTCACTGTTCCAACTGGCGCCGGCATGCTCTATGATATTGATTTACGTCTGCGTCCGAACGGAGATTCCGGTTTTACCGTCACACATATACAGGCTTATGAGCGCTATGAGCGTGAAAGTGCATGGACATGGGAACATCAGGCTTTAACACGTGCCCGCTTTATTGCCGGAGACAGCATAGTTGGCAGACGCTTTGATGCTGTACGGAATGAAATACTGTGTCGTCAGCGTGAGGCGGAACAGCTTCGGAAAGAAATTATTGCCATGCGCGAAAAAATGTTCCCTACACATCCGCCAGTTGATAGTAACGTAAAATATGCCCGCGGCGGTGTCGTTGATGTGGAATTTATTGTGCAGTATCTGATTCTTTCTTTTGCACATCAGTATCCGCAATTATTACAAAATTATGGCAATATTGCTTTACTCAGTATTGCGGCTGAGCTGGGGCTGATTGATAGTAAACTGGCGGAAGACAGCCGTACTGCGTATCGTTATTATCGACAGCTACAGCATAACACCCGTCTTCGTGACGCAGTCACTACGCCCATAGATGCTTCCTTACTTGAATATTATCAGATAGTGAAGAAACTATGGAAACAGGTATTTGCCGCCGAACCGTCGGAGTAA
- a CDS encoding FKBP-type peptidyl-prolyl cis-trans isomerase, producing the protein MKIAKNSVVTLDYEMFNADNQLIDKTEEPISYLHGGYDGIFPLVEEQLHDKTVGDVVDVKLAPDDAFGEQDEDLIRIEPLDVFPVEVEVGMMFEADDPETGDVMVYRITDVADGKAVVDGNHPLAGQCIRFKATVKDIRPATAEELEHGHVHGAHDHHHH; encoded by the coding sequence ATGAAAATCGCCAAAAATTCTGTTGTGACACTGGACTATGAAATGTTCAATGCTGATAACCAGCTGATCGATAAAACTGAAGAACCGATTAGCTATTTGCATGGTGGCTATGACGGTATTTTTCCGTTGGTTGAAGAACAGTTACATGATAAGACGGTTGGCGATGTAGTAGATGTAAAACTGGCACCAGATGATGCATTTGGCGAACAGGATGAAGATCTGATTCGTATTGAACCATTGGATGTGTTTCCGGTTGAAGTTGAAGTGGGCATGATGTTTGAAGCAGATGACCCGGAAACTGGTGATGTAATGGTTTATCGTATTACCGATGTAGCAGATGGTAAAGCGGTAGTCGATGGTAATCATCCGTTGGCTGGACAGTGTATTCGTTTTAAAGCAACAGTAAAAGACATTCGCCCTGCTACGGCTGAGGAGCTGGAACATGGTCATGTACATGGAGCGCATGATCACCATCATCACTAA